Proteins co-encoded in one Timaviella obliquedivisa GSE-PSE-MK23-08B genomic window:
- a CDS encoding endonuclease, whose protein sequence is MSFTRRAIQTIWLIIFLAFCLPSGIAYGVEITSLVGEPSQLTVATFNVENLDPKKEAVSKVDGNTARNVDDDVQSGKFVALANQIVTNLKEPDIIALQEVQDNDGAELSSVVDADLTAKTLTDSIESAGGLTYQYQEISPENGQDGGQPGGNIRVSFLFNPQRVKLEKLERFADDPAFLESRKPLVGEFTFNNIPLTLINNHFASKSGGAASDTQRIAQARIVNKFIVNRLNTDSTANIIVLGDLNDTPNSQPIKALAGTNLKNLVDNIPLADRFSFIFRGSKEQIDQILITQNLFSNGNPEIEAVHINAGIRNSASDHDPVIARFTLSAPGALAPIQPSPVVRPNPPAATSNTILPGITGDNLLEELDRLYSPRISLGYGSARDLLYTEIDNQGGIVTDIYSGYSVSIKKNSAKPREEAAQHRINAEHVWPQSMGAKGPAKSDLHNLFASRAEVNSDRANFPFADIPDSQTTSWYLDDDELFVKPSPQDIDKYSEFKRGAFEPREAKKGDIARVMFYFRTVYPELADENFFEAQQDTLCRWQADDPVDAIEMTRSRAIARTLQGNENPFVLDSTLSKRTYCR, encoded by the coding sequence GTGAGTTTTACAAGAAGAGCCATACAGACAATATGGCTGATAATTTTTCTTGCATTTTGCCTTCCTTCAGGCATTGCCTATGGTGTAGAAATTACCTCCTTAGTCGGAGAGCCTTCGCAACTAACAGTTGCCACCTTCAATGTCGAAAACCTTGATCCCAAAAAGGAAGCAGTCTCCAAGGTTGATGGCAATACAGCCAGAAACGTTGATGATGATGTGCAAAGCGGTAAGTTTGTAGCTTTAGCAAACCAGATTGTTACTAATCTTAAAGAACCGGACATCATTGCTTTGCAAGAAGTACAGGACAATGATGGAGCCGAACTGAGTTCAGTGGTTGACGCTGATCTGACTGCCAAAACTCTGACTGATTCCATCGAATCTGCCGGAGGTCTAACCTATCAATATCAGGAAATTTCTCCTGAGAACGGACAGGATGGAGGTCAACCGGGTGGCAATATCCGAGTAAGCTTTTTGTTCAATCCTCAACGAGTTAAGCTAGAGAAACTTGAACGTTTTGCAGATGATCCAGCTTTTTTGGAGAGCCGCAAGCCTTTAGTGGGTGAATTTACGTTTAACAATATTCCCCTTACCCTAATTAATAACCACTTTGCTTCCAAAAGTGGGGGAGCGGCTTCCGACACACAGCGGATAGCTCAAGCCAGAATTGTTAACAAATTTATTGTAAATCGCCTGAATACTGACTCAACGGCAAACATCATTGTTCTTGGCGATCTGAACGATACTCCGAATTCCCAACCAATAAAAGCCCTTGCCGGAACTAATCTGAAAAATTTAGTAGACAATATTCCATTGGCAGATCGCTTTTCTTTTATATTTAGAGGGAGCAAGGAGCAAATTGACCAGATCCTGATTACCCAAAACTTATTTAGTAATGGGAATCCTGAGATAGAGGCTGTTCACATTAATGCAGGTATACGTAACTCAGCTAGCGATCATGACCCTGTGATTGCTCGATTTACTCTATCTGCCCCTGGGGCACTTGCTCCTATTCAACCGTCTCCTGTGGTTCGTCCTAACCCACCAGCCGCTACGTCAAACACAATTCTTCCTGGTATTACAGGAGACAATTTACTGGAAGAGCTAGATCGGCTTTACTCTCCTCGTATCAGTCTTGGTTACGGCAGTGCCAGAGACCTACTCTATACGGAAATAGATAACCAAGGCGGGATAGTCACAGATATCTACAGCGGCTATAGTGTTTCAATCAAAAAAAATTCGGCTAAACCTAGAGAGGAAGCTGCGCAACATAGAATTAATGCAGAACATGTATGGCCGCAAAGCATGGGAGCTAAGGGTCCCGCAAAAAGCGATTTACATAACCTTTTTGCCTCAAGAGCAGAGGTTAACAGCGATCGGGCAAACTTTCCATTTGCAGATATTCCTGATAGCCAAACCACATCTTGGTACCTTGATGATGACGAACTATTTGTCAAACCCAGTCCACAGGATATTGACAAGTATAGTGAATTCAAAAGGGGAGCTTTTGAACCACGAGAAGCGAAGAAAGGAGACATTGCTCGCGTAATGTTCTATTTCCGCACAGTGTATCCAGAACTAGCAGATGAGAATTTCTTTGAGGCACAACAAGATACGCTTTGTAGATGGCAAGCGGATGATCCAGTTGATGCCATTGAGATGACTCGCAGTCGTGCGATCGCTAGAACACTTCAAGGTAATGAGAATCCATTTGTGTTAGATTCTACACTGTCAAAACGAACCTATTGCCGCTAG
- a CDS encoding AraC family transcriptional regulator has translation MAIALSQSDYWSLIQESAADEHTVSTADQLDITWKYPSLLGHGSVREISLREGLVLDIADYQTHDDIITHSFDCEHPLEYTFNLAGGHQASADAILYHLYGSGISPGEHWKQFANQRSMWVSVHIEPEVFQSFAGNPNGEVPAALQHLIGDRNQEYYVRPGQATPAMHIALQQILHCPYQGFTQRVFLESKVLELMALLLEQEVETQQGKQSPVWLKPDDVDRIHHAKAILLQNLNNPPSLTQLARQVGLNECTLKRGFRQVFGTTAFGYLHHYRLEQARQLLTTGEMTVAEVARSIGFARNYFTKAFCQKFGCTPGAYRKGHG, from the coding sequence ATGGCGATCGCCCTTTCACAATCTGACTACTGGTCGCTGATTCAAGAGAGTGCAGCAGATGAGCACACTGTATCTACTGCGGATCAGTTAGACATCACCTGGAAGTATCCATCGCTTTTGGGACATGGCTCTGTGCGAGAGATTAGCTTGCGAGAGGGATTGGTGTTGGATATCGCAGACTATCAAACCCATGACGATATCATCACCCATTCTTTCGACTGCGAACATCCGCTTGAATACACCTTTAACCTTGCAGGCGGACATCAAGCTTCGGCTGATGCTATTCTTTACCACCTCTACGGCAGCGGCATTTCACCGGGAGAGCATTGGAAACAATTTGCTAACCAGCGAAGCATGTGGGTAAGCGTTCACATTGAGCCGGAGGTATTTCAATCGTTTGCAGGCAACCCTAATGGAGAGGTTCCCGCCGCGCTGCAACACTTGATTGGCGATCGCAATCAGGAATACTACGTCCGTCCGGGGCAGGCGACACCAGCAATGCACATCGCCTTGCAGCAAATTTTGCACTGTCCCTATCAAGGATTTACCCAGCGAGTGTTTCTAGAAAGCAAAGTGTTGGAATTGATGGCGTTATTGCTGGAGCAGGAGGTGGAAACTCAACAAGGCAAACAATCTCCTGTCTGGCTGAAGCCCGATGATGTCGATCGGATTCACCACGCTAAAGCCATCTTGTTGCAGAATTTAAACAATCCACCGTCTTTGACGCAACTGGCACGGCAGGTTGGCTTAAACGAGTGTACCCTGAAGCGCGGCTTTCGTCAGGTGTTTGGTACGACGGCATTTGGCTATTTGCATCACTATCGGCTAGAGCAAGCTAGACAACTTCTCACCACTGGAGAGATGACGGTTGCTGAGGTTGCTCGGTCTATAGGGTTTGCCCGCAACTACTTTACCAAGGCATTTTGTCAGAAGTTTGGCTGTACGCCTGGAGCCTACCGCAAAGGGCATGGATAG
- a CDS encoding TIGR03943 family protein, with the protein MALLDTAAILTWSLLLLKFCWTKEINLLLHPDYVWLAYVAGFFLMGLGLYKIVKLVGRSLNRSSRRLARARAQAAEAMPHFSLFPFGSGLLLGVALFGLNFTPQPFASQTALDRGVTDTLTLTRSQPQSFRSKSRPEERTLTEWVRTLNVYPEPDAYKDQKAKIEGFVIHVKDQPDDVLTLSRFVITCCAADAYPIGIPVKLKGSRSTYAPDQWLRVEGKMATQTLSGKRQLVVMATALTKIPKPDAPYEY; encoded by the coding sequence ATGGCGTTGCTTGATACTGCTGCCATTCTGACTTGGAGCTTGCTGCTGTTAAAGTTTTGTTGGACAAAGGAAATTAATCTGTTGCTGCACCCTGATTATGTGTGGCTGGCTTATGTCGCAGGATTCTTCTTGATGGGATTGGGATTGTATAAGATAGTGAAGTTGGTGGGGCGATCGCTTAATCGTTCTTCTCGACGATTAGCACGGGCGCGGGCACAGGCGGCTGAGGCAATGCCACACTTTTCATTGTTTCCGTTTGGGAGTGGATTGCTGTTAGGGGTGGCGTTATTTGGGCTAAATTTTACGCCTCAGCCGTTTGCCAGCCAGACTGCACTTGACCGAGGCGTGACGGATACGTTGACGTTGACGCGATCGCAGCCGCAGTCGTTTCGCAGTAAAAGCAGACCCGAAGAACGAACGTTAACCGAGTGGGTGCGGACGCTCAATGTTTATCCAGAGCCGGATGCTTACAAGGATCAAAAAGCAAAGATTGAAGGGTTTGTAATTCACGTCAAGGATCAGCCCGATGATGTTTTAACGTTGTCTCGCTTTGTGATTACTTGCTGTGCGGCAGATGCCTACCCGATCGGGATTCCGGTGAAGTTGAAGGGAAGTCGTTCTACTTACGCGCCTGATCAATGGCTGCGGGTAGAGGGAAAAATGGCAACTCAGACTTTAAGTGGTAAGCGGCAGTTAGTGGTAATGGCGACGGCTCTAACGAAGATTCCTAAGCCAGATGCGCCTTACGAATATTAA
- a CDS encoding iron-siderophore ABC transporter substrate-binding protein: MRFIPRFLRFLTLMILAIGIATACASAPNQVSSPQSKDCYRVTHVMGKTCIPKQPQRVVVLDTTTFEFAIALGIKPIGATLSDEFASQVQQDLIGIEDIGNVGEPSLEKILALQPDLIIGQDYHQTIYSQSSQIAPTILYGFEHSGQWKDVFMDVARILQKTEIAKQVMNDYDKRLDQFRQKMGERLKQTEVSVVRIYPDSVNLYLKESFCGTILQDAGLLRPEAQNISASEAKKRFDNEIQVSISRELLHQADGDVMFIWTGENTAEANQQAQQKLAELKSDPLWQGLRAVKQNKIYQVPSYWIGSGTTAANLVIDDLFKYLVETPL; the protein is encoded by the coding sequence ATGCGGTTTATTCCTCGTTTTTTGCGCTTTTTAACGCTGATGATTCTGGCGATCGGCATCGCTACCGCCTGCGCATCTGCACCTAATCAAGTCTCTTCGCCTCAATCGAAAGACTGCTACAGGGTTACTCATGTAATGGGGAAAACTTGCATTCCAAAGCAACCTCAACGAGTGGTGGTATTAGACACAACAACCTTTGAGTTTGCGATCGCCCTCGGCATTAAACCGATTGGCGCTACGCTTTCAGATGAGTTTGCATCACAGGTGCAACAAGATCTAATAGGGATTGAGGATATTGGCAATGTAGGCGAACCAAGCCTCGAAAAGATACTAGCACTTCAGCCCGATTTAATCATAGGACAAGATTATCACCAAACGATCTACTCTCAATCCTCACAAATTGCGCCTACAATTTTGTATGGATTTGAACACAGTGGTCAATGGAAAGATGTTTTTATGGACGTTGCTCGGATACTACAAAAAACAGAAATTGCAAAACAAGTAATGAATGACTATGATAAGCGACTGGATCAGTTCAGACAGAAAATGGGAGAACGCTTAAAGCAAACAGAAGTCTCTGTAGTTCGCATCTATCCAGACAGCGTGAATCTTTACCTGAAAGAGTCATTTTGCGGCACGATTTTGCAGGATGCTGGCTTGCTGCGCCCTGAAGCCCAAAACATTTCTGCATCAGAAGCAAAAAAGCGATTTGACAATGAAATTCAAGTTTCCATTAGCCGCGAGTTGCTGCATCAAGCAGATGGTGATGTAATGTTTATCTGGACAGGTGAAAACACGGCGGAAGCCAACCAACAAGCTCAACAAAAATTAGCGGAACTCAAGTCTGATCCACTTTGGCAAGGCTTGAGAGCAGTAAAACAAAACAAAATTTATCAGGTGCCAAGTTATTGGATCGGAAGTGGAACGACTGCTGCCAATTTAGTGATTGATGACCTGTTCAAGTATCTTGTTGAAACTCCATTATGA
- a CDS encoding permease: MNQLNSVLTLFFSLLVEAMPFLLLGVLFSSALLLFVDERQLIASVPRNPLLAAFVGSLIGFIFPVCECGNVPVARRLMVQGAPISMSIGFLLAAPTVNPIVFWATWTAFRDQPEIVFMRVGFSLLIATVVGWVFSTQKDLRPLLQPAIARSMPVPRYRSRRGKKDKESVSDLLQSGTFILGQSGKLQLDGDPLQAAALVANPVLSKPIPVRLQMMLDNVVLELRELGGILVIGSAIAAIVQVSVPRDVILSLGQDNVTSILAMLLLACIISICSTVDAFFALSFASVFTSGSLLAFLIFGPMIDLKNIALLWSVFKGRAIFYLFALAALLTFLVALLINLYVS; encoded by the coding sequence ATGAATCAGTTAAATAGTGTTTTGACGCTGTTTTTCAGCTTGCTAGTGGAGGCAATGCCTTTTTTGTTGCTAGGTGTTTTATTCTCCAGTGCGCTGCTGTTGTTTGTAGATGAGCGTCAGCTAATTGCATCTGTGCCTCGCAATCCTCTACTTGCCGCTTTTGTGGGGAGTTTAATTGGCTTTATTTTTCCAGTTTGCGAGTGTGGCAATGTGCCTGTAGCGCGACGTTTGATGGTGCAGGGTGCGCCTATTTCGATGTCGATCGGGTTTTTGCTGGCGGCTCCAACGGTTAACCCAATTGTGTTTTGGGCAACTTGGACAGCATTCCGAGATCAGCCGGAAATTGTATTCATGCGGGTGGGTTTTTCGCTGCTCATCGCCACGGTCGTGGGCTGGGTGTTCAGTACTCAAAAAGACTTGCGCCCATTATTACAACCTGCGATCGCTCGTTCAATGCCTGTTCCCCGGTATCGTAGCAGGCGCGGGAAAAAGGACAAGGAGTCAGTTTCAGACTTATTGCAATCTGGCACGTTTATTTTAGGACAGTCGGGTAAGCTCCAGCTAGATGGAGACCCGTTACAGGCAGCGGCTTTGGTGGCAAATCCGGTGTTGTCGAAGCCAATTCCAGTGCGGCTTCAGATGATGTTGGATAACGTGGTTCTAGAACTGCGAGAACTCGGCGGAATTTTGGTTATTGGATCAGCAATAGCGGCGATCGTTCAGGTTTCAGTACCGCGTGACGTGATTTTAAGTTTAGGGCAGGATAATGTTACATCGATTTTGGCAATGCTGTTGCTAGCCTGCATTATCTCTATTTGTTCAACGGTAGATGCTTTCTTTGCGTTATCTTTTGCTTCTGTGTTTACAAGTGGGTCTCTATTAGCATTCCTGATTTTTGGTCCAATGATTGACTTGAAGAATATTGCTTTGCTTTGGTCAGTGTTTAAAGGACGCGCTATTTTCTATCTTTTTGCTTTGGCAGCGCTGTTAACATTTCTTGTTGCGTTACTCATTAATCTTTACGTTAGCTAA
- a CDS encoding GAF domain-containing protein gives MEARKPDQEAARLEALRQYQILDTPSEQAYDDFTLLASFICEVPIALISLVDADRQWFKSKVGLEVSETARNISFCGHTILSDKTLVVNDALCDQRFINNPLVTSDPSIRFYAGAPLISPEGHTLGSLCVIDRQPRSLSELQKTALESLARQVVAQLELRRVSARLAESLDKIKQMEGLIPICSYCKGIRDDQGYWSTVEQFIKQHSTVEFTHGICNNCMQEHFPDVAMVLLKDP, from the coding sequence ATGGAAGCCCGAAAACCGGATCAGGAAGCTGCGAGACTTGAAGCCCTGAGACAATATCAGATCTTAGACACGCCTTCGGAACAAGCGTATGATGACTTCACTTTATTAGCCTCGTTCATCTGTGAGGTTCCGATCGCCCTCATTAGCCTGGTAGATGCAGATCGGCAGTGGTTTAAGTCCAAAGTGGGCTTAGAGGTGAGCGAGACTGCTCGGAATATTTCGTTTTGCGGTCACACCATTTTAAGTGATAAAACCTTGGTAGTAAATGATGCTCTTTGTGATCAACGGTTTATCAATAACCCTCTCGTTACCTCCGACCCATCAATTCGCTTTTACGCTGGTGCCCCGCTGATCAGCCCAGAGGGACATACTCTCGGTTCTCTTTGTGTCATTGATCGACAGCCGCGATCGTTGTCAGAGTTGCAGAAGACAGCGCTGGAGTCACTGGCAAGACAGGTTGTTGCCCAACTAGAATTACGGCGAGTTTCGGCAAGACTTGCTGAATCTCTCGACAAAATTAAGCAGATGGAAGGGCTGATTCCCATTTGCTCTTACTGCAAAGGCATTCGCGATGACCAAGGCTATTGGTCAACGGTTGAGCAATTCATTAAGCAGCATTCAACCGTGGAGTTTACCCATGGCATTTGCAATAATTGTATGCAAGAGCACTTCCCTGATGTAGCCATGGTTTTGCTAAAAGACCCTTAA
- a CDS encoding TonB-dependent siderophore receptor, with protein MCGVVFNQIWRSARLAFMLLLMASPAWAEVNPASEETGRSAPVETKVQEEPVAITVTSQLSEENLSELDRPATTVAEWLAQSTAVPVQITGVQLNSTAQGLELQLETTGELSQSAATSVVGNALIVDIDNATLALVDGNEFQSANPIEGIALVTVTSLPGDTVPGALRDRVRVAITGTDAPPTAVVRTEAQGLVLSVSLGTETTETDEDAIQVVVTGEQDEGYTPNNATTATRTDTPLRDIPQSIQVIPQQLLRDRRVDRVSEALQSVSGVQVDDGFGGSLDRFNIRGFQSDVFLENGFRRNAFSSIGIADAELIERIEVLKGPASVLYGNIEPGGVVNIITEQPLSEPFYTFEASGGSFGFISPSLDLTGPLDNDGELLYRLNALYEVEDGFRDYDQNIHRFVIAPSLTWNISDRTTVTFDATYAEADRPFDRGIPAIGDGVADIPRDRLFQNPDTIASTEELSTSYRLEHRFNDDWTLRNAFRYLSVDTFDFRLESWTIEDSGRLEQRWRSNDDYAESYVFQTNVVGKFETGAIEHALLVGVDLNRATTRGQQQRLPGDPGFFTNIFTAGAVNTPKPGLEELTLIVRNGNSRQDNLGIYLQDQISFTDNLKLLLGGRFDIFDYRSLDITTNTTTEDTVERFTPRVGIVYQPIQPLSLYASYSQAFSPNLFDATVDGSILEPEISEQFEIGIRGEFLDSRLIANLAAFEITKQNVAAPDPNNPDFSLGVGEIRSRGIEFDIAGEILDGWNVIASYAYIDAEVTKESFIPEGNTPDNVADHSASLWTTYEIQTGTLQGLGFGLGLFYVNNRPGDFENTYELSSYLRNDAAIFYRHDNWRIALNVQNLFDVDYIRYSEGFREANAPGEPLSVVGSVSVTF; from the coding sequence GTGTGTGGCGTGGTTTTCAACCAAATTTGGCGATCGGCAAGATTGGCATTCATGTTATTGCTCATGGCTTCTCCTGCTTGGGCAGAAGTTAATCCTGCTAGCGAAGAAACTGGGCGATCGGCACCTGTGGAAACGAAAGTGCAGGAAGAACCAGTCGCAATAACGGTTACTTCCCAGCTAAGTGAAGAGAATCTCAGTGAACTGGATCGTCCCGCCACGACGGTTGCAGAATGGTTGGCTCAATCCACTGCTGTACCTGTGCAAATTACAGGAGTGCAATTAAATTCAACGGCGCAAGGGTTGGAATTGCAGCTAGAAACCACTGGAGAACTGTCTCAATCTGCTGCAACTTCGGTCGTTGGCAATGCGTTAATTGTCGATATTGATAACGCGACGTTAGCGTTAGTAGATGGCAACGAATTTCAATCCGCAAATCCTATTGAGGGCATTGCATTAGTTACTGTTACCAGTCTCCCTGGCGATACCGTTCCGGGAGCGCTTCGCGATCGCGTGCGGGTGGCAATTACAGGAACGGATGCGCCTCCCACAGCCGTAGTCAGGACGGAAGCACAAGGGTTGGTGTTGAGTGTGAGTCTGGGAACAGAAACAACAGAAACAGACGAGGATGCGATTCAGGTCGTGGTGACGGGTGAGCAGGATGAGGGTTATACACCGAACAATGCTACAACTGCAACGCGAACCGATACGCCACTGCGCGACATTCCACAATCCATTCAAGTCATTCCGCAGCAATTGCTACGGGATCGACGGGTCGATCGCGTCAGTGAGGCGTTGCAAAGCGTCAGTGGAGTGCAGGTAGACGATGGTTTTGGCGGTTCGCTTGATCGCTTCAACATTCGCGGCTTCCAATCAGATGTATTTTTAGAAAATGGTTTCCGACGCAATGCGTTTAGTTCGATTGGTATTGCTGATGCCGAGTTAATTGAACGAATTGAAGTACTAAAAGGGCCTGCCTCTGTTCTCTACGGCAACATTGAACCCGGTGGCGTGGTGAATATCATTACAGAGCAACCGCTTTCGGAGCCGTTTTACACCTTTGAAGCATCAGGTGGCAGCTTTGGTTTTATCAGTCCCAGTCTTGATTTGACGGGGCCGCTCGATAACGATGGCGAGCTACTTTATCGCTTAAATGCATTGTACGAAGTAGAAGATGGATTCCGCGACTACGACCAGAATATCCATCGCTTTGTGATTGCACCCTCTCTAACGTGGAATATCAGCGATCGCACCACCGTTACCTTTGATGCAACTTATGCGGAAGCCGATCGCCCTTTCGATCGAGGCATTCCTGCCATTGGAGATGGAGTTGCTGACATTCCGCGCGATCGATTGTTTCAAAATCCTGATACAATCGCCAGCACAGAGGAACTCAGCACCAGTTATCGTCTAGAACATCGTTTTAATGACGACTGGACGTTACGCAATGCTTTTCGCTATTTGTCAGTGGACACCTTTGATTTTCGTTTAGAGTCTTGGACAATTGAAGATTCTGGCAGATTGGAGCAACGCTGGCGATCGAATGATGATTACGCTGAATCCTACGTGTTCCAAACCAATGTTGTGGGCAAGTTTGAAACTGGAGCGATCGAACACGCACTGCTGGTAGGAGTGGATTTAAATCGGGCAACGACTAGGGGTCAGCAGCAACGGCTGCCCGGCGATCCTGGCTTCTTCACTAATATTTTCACCGCAGGAGCAGTCAATACACCCAAGCCCGGCTTGGAAGAATTGACGCTGATCGTGCGAAATGGCAACAGCCGACAAGATAACTTAGGAATTTATTTGCAAGATCAAATTTCCTTTACAGACAATCTGAAGCTACTACTTGGGGGTCGATTTGATATCTTTGATTACCGATCGCTGGATATTACAACAAACACGACGACCGAAGATACTGTAGAACGATTTACGCCGCGTGTAGGAATTGTGTATCAGCCGATTCAACCCCTGTCTCTCTATGCCAGCTACAGTCAGGCATTTTCACCCAACCTGTTTGATGCCACAGTGGACGGTTCAATTCTTGAGCCAGAAATTAGTGAACAGTTTGAGATTGGAATTCGCGGCGAGTTTTTAGACAGTCGCTTAATTGCAAATTTGGCAGCGTTTGAAATTACCAAACAAAACGTGGCGGCTCCCGATCCCAATAACCCAGATTTTTCCCTAGGTGTAGGCGAAATCCGTAGTCGTGGCATCGAATTCGATATTGCTGGAGAAATTTTGGATGGCTGGAATGTGATCGCCTCCTATGCCTATATTGATGCCGAAGTTACTAAAGAGTCGTTTATTCCTGAAGGTAATACACCTGACAACGTGGCAGACCATAGCGCCAGCCTGTGGACAACCTATGAGATTCAAACTGGAACGCTGCAAGGATTAGGGTTTGGATTAGGGCTATTCTACGTGAACAATCGTCCAGGTGATTTTGAAAACACTTACGAGCTTTCCAGCTATCTGCGTAACGATGCTGCTATCTTTTATCGACACGATAATTGGCGAATTGCCCTGAACGTCCAGAATCTCTTCGATGTAGACTACATCCGTTACAGCGAAGGATTTAGAGAAGCCAATGCACCCGGAGAACCTTTATCAGTCGTTGGTTCAGTATCAGTCACGTTCTAG
- a CDS encoding AraC family transcriptional regulator has product MAIALSQSDYWALFQDVEEQNAFSDDKFDITWKYPEQLGQGYWREIRLRDGVELAIAHYQLHDTVTMQLPEREHPLEYSFHLAGGYKNQQSSARTGQYSLCGSGLAPVETSEWVNTEQIDVNVHIEQEIFTTWLNQTAESVPQELQHLIKSSSQIYYNRSGTTTGMMQTAVQQILHCPFQGITKRMYLESKVWELMALLVEEELKLRDNKKTISCAYPLKPDDVDRIHQAKIILMQRLDNPPSLMELARQVGLNDCTLKRGFRQVFDTTAFGLLHDYRLEQAQQLLEERQLNISEIAQAIGFANRSYFASAFRKKFGVTPREYLSSYKNSA; this is encoded by the coding sequence ATGGCGATCGCACTCTCTCAATCTGACTACTGGGCATTGTTTCAAGATGTAGAAGAACAAAATGCCTTTAGTGATGATAAGTTTGATATCACTTGGAAATATCCTGAGCAATTGGGTCAGGGCTATTGGCGCGAGATTAGATTGCGGGATGGCGTGGAATTGGCGATCGCTCACTATCAGCTGCATGACACTGTCACGATGCAATTACCGGAGAGAGAGCATCCTTTGGAGTACAGCTTTCATCTGGCGGGTGGATACAAAAATCAGCAGAGTTCTGCTCGTACAGGGCAATATTCCCTGTGTGGTAGTGGGTTAGCTCCCGTCGAAACCAGCGAATGGGTTAACACTGAGCAGATAGATGTCAATGTCCATATTGAGCAAGAGATATTCACAACTTGGTTAAATCAAACCGCAGAGTCTGTTCCACAAGAGTTACAGCATTTAATTAAATCTTCTTCTCAAATTTATTACAATCGTTCTGGCACAACGACAGGCATGATGCAAACAGCAGTGCAGCAAATTCTCCATTGTCCCTTTCAGGGTATTACCAAGCGGATGTATTTGGAGAGCAAAGTTTGGGAATTGATGGCGCTGTTAGTAGAAGAAGAATTAAAACTGCGCGACAATAAAAAAACTATTTCTTGTGCTTATCCATTGAAACCCGATGATGTTGATCGAATTCATCAAGCAAAAATAATTTTAATGCAGCGCTTAGATAATCCACCCTCTTTAATGGAATTGGCGCGACAGGTTGGATTAAATGATTGCACGTTGAAGCGAGGCTTTCGTCAGGTGTTTGACACCACTGCGTTTGGTCTTTTACATGATTATCGGTTAGAGCAAGCTCAACAATTGCTGGAAGAACGCCAATTAAATATTTCTGAGATTGCTCAAGCGATCGGTTTTGCCAATCGCAGTTATTTTGCGTCTGCATTTCGTAAAAAGTTTGGGGTAACACCCAGAGAGTATTTATCTAGCTATAAAAATTCCGCCTAG
- a CDS encoding DUF1636 domain-containing protein gives MMTKHTLFVCKSCSASIAHDDVTEETITEGVLLLNQLQQLNQNQSEHNKLNVQAVGCLWTCDRPCSVTFACPEKYTYHFVDLPAEAIADALLQFSQIYRQSEDGYVLPAKIPQSLRSRLLVRVPPVS, from the coding sequence ATGATGACAAAACATACGCTATTTGTTTGCAAATCCTGTAGCGCATCGATCGCCCATGATGATGTCACCGAAGAGACAATCACAGAAGGAGTGCTGTTACTCAATCAGTTACAACAACTCAATCAGAATCAGTCTGAGCATAATAAATTAAATGTTCAAGCTGTAGGATGTTTATGGACGTGCGATCGCCCTTGTTCTGTCACTTTTGCTTGTCCTGAAAAATACACCTATCATTTTGTCGATCTACCTGCTGAGGCGATCGCTGATGCGTTGCTGCAATTCAGTCAAATTTACAGGCAAAGTGAAGACGGCTACGTGTTGCCAGCTAAAATACCTCAGTCCTTACGATCGCGTTTATTAGTTCGTGTTCCGCCTGTTTCTTAA